A single Panthera tigris isolate Pti1 chromosome A3, P.tigris_Pti1_mat1.1, whole genome shotgun sequence DNA region contains:
- the ROMO1 gene encoding reactive oxygen species modulator 1, which translates to MPVAVGPYGQSQPSCFDRVKMGFVMGCAVGMAAGALFGTFSCLRIGMRGRELMGGIGKTMMQSGGTFGTFMAIGMGIRC; encoded by the exons ATGCCGGTGGCCGTGGGGCCCTACGGACAGTCCCAGCCGAGCTGCTTCGACCGCGTGAAGATGGGCTTTGTGATGGGCTGCGCAGTGGGCATGGCGGCTGGGGCGCTCTTCGGCACCTTTTCCTGTCTCAG GATTGGAATGCGGGGCCGGGAGCTGATGGGCGGCATCGGGAAAACCATGATGCAGAGTGGAGGCACCTTTGGCACGTTCATGGCCATTGGGATGGGCATCCGATGTTAA
- the RBM39 gene encoding RNA-binding protein 39 isoform X4, with product MADDIDIEAMLEAPYKKDENKLSSANGHEERSKKRKKSKSRSRSHERKRSKSKERKRSRDRERKKSKSRERKRSRSKERRRSRSRSRDRRFRGRYRSPYRRRSRSKSPFRKDKSPVREPIDNLTPEERDARTVFCMQLAARIRPRDLEEFFSTVGKVRDVRMISDRNSRRSKGIAYVEFVDVSSVPLAIGLTGQRVLGVPIIVQASQAEKNRAAAMANNLQKGSAGPMRLYVGSLHFNITEDMLRGIFEPFGRIESIQLMMDSETGRSKGYGFITFSDSECAKKALEQLNGFELAGRPMKVGHVTERTDASSASSFLDSDELERTGIDLGTTGRLQLMARLAEGTGLQIPPAAQQALQMSGSLAFGAVADLQTRLSQQTEASALAAAASVQPLATQCFQLSNMFNPQTEEEVGWDTEIKDDVIEECNKHGGVIHIYVDKNSAQGNVYVKCPSIAAAIAAVNALHGRWFAGKMITAAYVPLPTYHNLFPDSMTATQLLVPSRR from the exons gaggaaaaaaagcaagagcAGAAGTCGTAGTCATGAACGTAAAAGAAGCAAAAGTAAGGAACGGAAACGAAGTagagatagagaaaggaaaaagagtaaaagCCGTGAAAGGAAGCGAagtagaagcaaagaaaggagacGAAGCCGCTCAAGAAGTCGAGATCGCAGATTCAGAGGCCGCTACAGAAGTCCTTA CAGACGACGCTCCCGAAGCAAAAGTCCATtcagaaaagacaagagccctgtgAG GGAACCTATTGATAATCTAACTCCTGAGGAAAGAGATGCAAGGACAGTTTTCTGCATGCAGCTGGCAGCAAGAATTCGCCCAAGGGATTTGGAAGAGTTTTTCTCTACAGTAGGAAAG gttcGAGATGTGAGAATGATTTCTGATAGAAATTCAAGACGTTCCAAAGGAATTGCATATGTGGAGTTTGTTGATGTTAGCTCGGTGCCTCTAGCAATAGGATTAACTGGCCAACGTGTTTTAGGAGTGCCAATCATAGTACAAGCATcacag GCAGAAAAAAACAGAGCTGCAGCAATGGCAAACAATCTACAAAAGGGAAGTGCTGGACCTATGAGGCTTTATGTGGGCTCGTTACACTTTAACATAACTGAAGATATGCTTCGGGGGATCTTTGAGCCTTTTGGAAGG attgaAAGTATCCAACTCATGATGGATAGTGAAACAGGTCGATCTAAGGGATATGGTTTTATTACG TTTTCCGATTCAGAATGTGCCAAGAAGGCTCTGGAACAACTTAATGGATTTGAACTAGCAGGGAGACCAATGAAAGTTGGTCATGTTACTGAACGTACTGATGCTTCCAGTGCTAGCTCATTTTTGGACAGTGATGAACTGGAAAGGACTGGAATTGACTTGGGAACAACTGGTCGTCTCCAATTAATGGCAAGACTCGCAGAGG GTACAGGTTTGCAGATCCCACCAGCAGCACAGCAGGCTCTACAAATGAGTGGCTCTTTGGCATTTGGTGCTGTGGCAG ATTTGCAAACAAGACTTTCTCAACAGACTGAAG cttcagcTTTAGCTGCAGCTGCCTCTGTCCAGCCTCTTGCAACACAGTGTTTTCAACTCTCTAACATGTTTAACCCTCAAAC AGAAGAAGAAGTTGGATGGGATACAGAGATTAAGGATGATGTGATTGAAGAATGTAATAAACATGGAGGAGTTATTCATATTTACGTTGACAAAAATTCAGctcag GGCAATGTGTATGTGAAGTGCCCATCAATTGCTGCAGCCATTGCTGCTGTCAATGCATTGCATGGCCGGTGGTTTGCTG GTAAAATGATAACAGCAGCATATGTACCTCTTCCAACTTATCACAACCTCTTCCCTGATTCTATGACAGCAACGCAACTACTGGTTCCAAGTAGACGATGA
- the RBM39 gene encoding RNA-binding protein 39 isoform X3 encodes MADDIDIEAMLEAPYKKDENKLSSANGHEERSKKRKKSKSRSRSHERKRSKSKERKRSRDRERKKSKSRERKRSRSKERRRSRSRSRDRRFRGRYRSPYRRRSRSKSPFRKDKSPVREPIDNLTPEERDARTVFCMQLAARIRPRDLEEFFSTVGKVRDVRMISDRNSRRSKGIAYVEFVDVSSVPLAIGLTGQRVLGVPIIVQASQAEKNRAAAMANNLQKGSAGPMRLYVGSLHFNITEDMLRGIFEPFGRIESIQLMMDSETGRSKGYGFITFSDSECAKKALEQLNGFELAGRPMKVGHVTERTDASSASSFLDSDELERTGIDLGTTGRLQLMARLAEGTGLQIPPAAQQALQMSGSLAFGAVAEFSFVIDLQTRLSQQTEASALAAAASVQPLATQCFQLSNMFNPQTEEEVGWDTEIKDDVIEECNKHGGVIHIYVDKNSAQGNVYVKCPSIAAAIAAVNALHGRWFAGKMITAAYVPLPTYHNLFPDSMTATQLLVPSRR; translated from the exons gaggaaaaaaagcaagagcAGAAGTCGTAGTCATGAACGTAAAAGAAGCAAAAGTAAGGAACGGAAACGAAGTagagatagagaaaggaaaaagagtaaaagCCGTGAAAGGAAGCGAagtagaagcaaagaaaggagacGAAGCCGCTCAAGAAGTCGAGATCGCAGATTCAGAGGCCGCTACAGAAGTCCTTA CAGACGACGCTCCCGAAGCAAAAGTCCATtcagaaaagacaagagccctgtgAG GGAACCTATTGATAATCTAACTCCTGAGGAAAGAGATGCAAGGACAGTTTTCTGCATGCAGCTGGCAGCAAGAATTCGCCCAAGGGATTTGGAAGAGTTTTTCTCTACAGTAGGAAAG gttcGAGATGTGAGAATGATTTCTGATAGAAATTCAAGACGTTCCAAAGGAATTGCATATGTGGAGTTTGTTGATGTTAGCTCGGTGCCTCTAGCAATAGGATTAACTGGCCAACGTGTTTTAGGAGTGCCAATCATAGTACAAGCATcacag GCAGAAAAAAACAGAGCTGCAGCAATGGCAAACAATCTACAAAAGGGAAGTGCTGGACCTATGAGGCTTTATGTGGGCTCGTTACACTTTAACATAACTGAAGATATGCTTCGGGGGATCTTTGAGCCTTTTGGAAGG attgaAAGTATCCAACTCATGATGGATAGTGAAACAGGTCGATCTAAGGGATATGGTTTTATTACG TTTTCCGATTCAGAATGTGCCAAGAAGGCTCTGGAACAACTTAATGGATTTGAACTAGCAGGGAGACCAATGAAAGTTGGTCATGTTACTGAACGTACTGATGCTTCCAGTGCTAGCTCATTTTTGGACAGTGATGAACTGGAAAGGACTGGAATTGACTTGGGAACAACTGGTCGTCTCCAATTAATGGCAAGACTCGCAGAGG GTACAGGTTTGCAGATCCCACCAGCAGCACAGCAGGCTCTACAAATGAGTGGCTCTTTGGCATTTGGTGCTGTGGCAG AATTCTCTTTTGTTATAGATTTGCAAACAAGACTTTCTCAACAGACTGAAG cttcagcTTTAGCTGCAGCTGCCTCTGTCCAGCCTCTTGCAACACAGTGTTTTCAACTCTCTAACATGTTTAACCCTCAAAC AGAAGAAGAAGTTGGATGGGATACAGAGATTAAGGATGATGTGATTGAAGAATGTAATAAACATGGAGGAGTTATTCATATTTACGTTGACAAAAATTCAGctcag GGCAATGTGTATGTGAAGTGCCCATCAATTGCTGCAGCCATTGCTGCTGTCAATGCATTGCATGGCCGGTGGTTTGCTG GTAAAATGATAACAGCAGCATATGTACCTCTTCCAACTTATCACAACCTCTTCCCTGATTCTATGACAGCAACGCAACTACTGGTTCCAAGTAGACGATGA
- the RBM39 gene encoding RNA-binding protein 39 isoform X2: MADDIDIEAMLEAPYKKDENKLSSANGHEERSKKRKKSKSRSRSHERKRSKSKERKRSRDRERKKSKSRERKRSRSKERRRSRSRSRDRRFRGRYRSPYSGPKFNSAIRGKIGLPHSIKLSRRRSRSKSPFRKDKSPVREPIDNLTPEERDARTVFCMQLAARIRPRDLEEFFSTVGKVRDVRMISDRNSRRSKGIAYVEFVDVSSVPLAIGLTGQRVLGVPIIVQASQAEKNRAAAMANNLQKGSAGPMRLYVGSLHFNITEDMLRGIFEPFGRIESIQLMMDSETGRSKGYGFITFSDSECAKKALEQLNGFELAGRPMKVGHVTERTDASSASSFLDSDELERTGIDLGTTGRLQLMARLAEGTGLQIPPAAQQALQMSGSLAFGAVADLQTRLSQQTEASALAAAASVQPLATQCFQLSNMFNPQTEEEVGWDTEIKDDVIEECNKHGGVIHIYVDKNSAQGNVYVKCPSIAAAIAAVNALHGRWFAGKMITAAYVPLPTYHNLFPDSMTATQLLVPSRR; encoded by the exons gaggaaaaaaagcaagagcAGAAGTCGTAGTCATGAACGTAAAAGAAGCAAAAGTAAGGAACGGAAACGAAGTagagatagagaaaggaaaaagagtaaaagCCGTGAAAGGAAGCGAagtagaagcaaagaaaggagacGAAGCCGCTCAAGAAGTCGAGATCGCAGATTCAGAGGCCGCTACAGAAGTCCTTA cTCCGGACCAAAATTTAACAGTGCCATCCGAGGAAAGATTGGGTTGCCTCATAGCATCAAATTAAG CAGACGACGCTCCCGAAGCAAAAGTCCATtcagaaaagacaagagccctgtgAG GGAACCTATTGATAATCTAACTCCTGAGGAAAGAGATGCAAGGACAGTTTTCTGCATGCAGCTGGCAGCAAGAATTCGCCCAAGGGATTTGGAAGAGTTTTTCTCTACAGTAGGAAAG gttcGAGATGTGAGAATGATTTCTGATAGAAATTCAAGACGTTCCAAAGGAATTGCATATGTGGAGTTTGTTGATGTTAGCTCGGTGCCTCTAGCAATAGGATTAACTGGCCAACGTGTTTTAGGAGTGCCAATCATAGTACAAGCATcacag GCAGAAAAAAACAGAGCTGCAGCAATGGCAAACAATCTACAAAAGGGAAGTGCTGGACCTATGAGGCTTTATGTGGGCTCGTTACACTTTAACATAACTGAAGATATGCTTCGGGGGATCTTTGAGCCTTTTGGAAGG attgaAAGTATCCAACTCATGATGGATAGTGAAACAGGTCGATCTAAGGGATATGGTTTTATTACG TTTTCCGATTCAGAATGTGCCAAGAAGGCTCTGGAACAACTTAATGGATTTGAACTAGCAGGGAGACCAATGAAAGTTGGTCATGTTACTGAACGTACTGATGCTTCCAGTGCTAGCTCATTTTTGGACAGTGATGAACTGGAAAGGACTGGAATTGACTTGGGAACAACTGGTCGTCTCCAATTAATGGCAAGACTCGCAGAGG GTACAGGTTTGCAGATCCCACCAGCAGCACAGCAGGCTCTACAAATGAGTGGCTCTTTGGCATTTGGTGCTGTGGCAG ATTTGCAAACAAGACTTTCTCAACAGACTGAAG cttcagcTTTAGCTGCAGCTGCCTCTGTCCAGCCTCTTGCAACACAGTGTTTTCAACTCTCTAACATGTTTAACCCTCAAAC AGAAGAAGAAGTTGGATGGGATACAGAGATTAAGGATGATGTGATTGAAGAATGTAATAAACATGGAGGAGTTATTCATATTTACGTTGACAAAAATTCAGctcag GGCAATGTGTATGTGAAGTGCCCATCAATTGCTGCAGCCATTGCTGCTGTCAATGCATTGCATGGCCGGTGGTTTGCTG GTAAAATGATAACAGCAGCATATGTACCTCTTCCAACTTATCACAACCTCTTCCCTGATTCTATGACAGCAACGCAACTACTGGTTCCAAGTAGACGATGA
- the RBM39 gene encoding RNA-binding protein 39 isoform X1 gives MADDIDIEAMLEAPYKKDENKLSSANGHEERSKKRKKSKSRSRSHERKRSKSKERKRSRDRERKKSKSRERKRSRSKERRRSRSRSRDRRFRGRYRSPYSGPKFNSAIRGKIGLPHSIKLSRRRSRSKSPFRKDKSPVREPIDNLTPEERDARTVFCMQLAARIRPRDLEEFFSTVGKVRDVRMISDRNSRRSKGIAYVEFVDVSSVPLAIGLTGQRVLGVPIIVQASQAEKNRAAAMANNLQKGSAGPMRLYVGSLHFNITEDMLRGIFEPFGRIESIQLMMDSETGRSKGYGFITFSDSECAKKALEQLNGFELAGRPMKVGHVTERTDASSASSFLDSDELERTGIDLGTTGRLQLMARLAEGTGLQIPPAAQQALQMSGSLAFGAVAEFSFVIDLQTRLSQQTEASALAAAASVQPLATQCFQLSNMFNPQTEEEVGWDTEIKDDVIEECNKHGGVIHIYVDKNSAQGNVYVKCPSIAAAIAAVNALHGRWFAGKMITAAYVPLPTYHNLFPDSMTATQLLVPSRR, from the exons gaggaaaaaaagcaagagcAGAAGTCGTAGTCATGAACGTAAAAGAAGCAAAAGTAAGGAACGGAAACGAAGTagagatagagaaaggaaaaagagtaaaagCCGTGAAAGGAAGCGAagtagaagcaaagaaaggagacGAAGCCGCTCAAGAAGTCGAGATCGCAGATTCAGAGGCCGCTACAGAAGTCCTTA cTCCGGACCAAAATTTAACAGTGCCATCCGAGGAAAGATTGGGTTGCCTCATAGCATCAAATTAAG CAGACGACGCTCCCGAAGCAAAAGTCCATtcagaaaagacaagagccctgtgAG GGAACCTATTGATAATCTAACTCCTGAGGAAAGAGATGCAAGGACAGTTTTCTGCATGCAGCTGGCAGCAAGAATTCGCCCAAGGGATTTGGAAGAGTTTTTCTCTACAGTAGGAAAG gttcGAGATGTGAGAATGATTTCTGATAGAAATTCAAGACGTTCCAAAGGAATTGCATATGTGGAGTTTGTTGATGTTAGCTCGGTGCCTCTAGCAATAGGATTAACTGGCCAACGTGTTTTAGGAGTGCCAATCATAGTACAAGCATcacag GCAGAAAAAAACAGAGCTGCAGCAATGGCAAACAATCTACAAAAGGGAAGTGCTGGACCTATGAGGCTTTATGTGGGCTCGTTACACTTTAACATAACTGAAGATATGCTTCGGGGGATCTTTGAGCCTTTTGGAAGG attgaAAGTATCCAACTCATGATGGATAGTGAAACAGGTCGATCTAAGGGATATGGTTTTATTACG TTTTCCGATTCAGAATGTGCCAAGAAGGCTCTGGAACAACTTAATGGATTTGAACTAGCAGGGAGACCAATGAAAGTTGGTCATGTTACTGAACGTACTGATGCTTCCAGTGCTAGCTCATTTTTGGACAGTGATGAACTGGAAAGGACTGGAATTGACTTGGGAACAACTGGTCGTCTCCAATTAATGGCAAGACTCGCAGAGG GTACAGGTTTGCAGATCCCACCAGCAGCACAGCAGGCTCTACAAATGAGTGGCTCTTTGGCATTTGGTGCTGTGGCAG AATTCTCTTTTGTTATAGATTTGCAAACAAGACTTTCTCAACAGACTGAAG cttcagcTTTAGCTGCAGCTGCCTCTGTCCAGCCTCTTGCAACACAGTGTTTTCAACTCTCTAACATGTTTAACCCTCAAAC AGAAGAAGAAGTTGGATGGGATACAGAGATTAAGGATGATGTGATTGAAGAATGTAATAAACATGGAGGAGTTATTCATATTTACGTTGACAAAAATTCAGctcag GGCAATGTGTATGTGAAGTGCCCATCAATTGCTGCAGCCATTGCTGCTGTCAATGCATTGCATGGCCGGTGGTTTGCTG GTAAAATGATAACAGCAGCATATGTACCTCTTCCAACTTATCACAACCTCTTCCCTGATTCTATGACAGCAACGCAACTACTGGTTCCAAGTAGACGATGA